In Chlorocebus sabaeus isolate Y175 chromosome 19, mChlSab1.0.hap1, whole genome shotgun sequence, a single genomic region encodes these proteins:
- the TUG1 gene encoding taurine up-regulated 1, whose product MCPHVTGSWLAEALARPPPLPGLVGRRNGRAVDRAIGWRLFLLLWHPALGAQARPPRRAPGGRWRSRRVFLLVRRTRAAAYAFAIRRGVVRVVGGGGQLLRPAPGEAAAAAAAGFGAAGEAGVAGAGLEAWRHPSGPARTQLGGQEGAGGWLVVGFLLCLFLLMPP is encoded by the exons ATGTGTCCCCATGTGACCGGATCTTGGTTGGCCG AAGCCCTGGCGCGCCCTCCCCCCCTCCCGGGTCTGGTAGGGCGAAGGAACGGGCGTGCGGTCGATCGAGCGATCGGTTGGCggctctttctcctgctctggcaTCCAGCTCTTGGGGCGCAGGCCCGGCCGCCGCGGCGCGCGCCCGGTGGCCGTTGGCGCTCGCGCCGCGTCTTTCTTCTCGTACGCAGAACTCGGGCGGCGGCCTATGCGTTTGCGATTCGACGAGGAGTCGTCCGGGTGGTCGGCGGCGGCGGGCAGCTGCTCCGCCCCGCTCCGggggaggcggcggcggcagcggccgCGGGATTTGGAGCGGCCGGGGAGGCGGGGGTGGCCGGGGCCGGCTTGGAGGCCTGGCGCCACCCTTCGGGGCCTGCAAGGACCCAGTTGGGGGGGCAGGAGGGGGCCGGAGGATGGTTGGTTGTGGGATTTCTACTTTGCCTTTTCCTCCTTATGCCGCCTTAG